AAAGCGCCGGGCGATCTCGGCCACGCCCATGTCCTGGCGCCGCCGCACCCGGACCAGCGGCGAAAAGCCCTCGACCAGCGGCCATTGATAGGGCTCGTCAACCAGGAACCGCTCGGATTCCGCGAATTGCAGCCGGGCGAAGGTGTCGTCCGAGATGATCTGCGGGAAGTCCCCCCAGCGTGCCCGGCCGGCCGCATTCACCGCGAAAAGCCCGGCGCCGGTGACGCCCTGGGCGACGAAGGGCAGCTTCTGCCAGAACCGCGCATAGGCGCGCGACACAGGGCTGCGCGCCGGCGCCACCACCAGCCGGCCGCCGGCATAGCGCGGCTCGGCCACGTCCAGGACGCGCATGATGCCCGACAGCAGCCGCGGCCCCATGTGGATGTCGGCGTCCAGATAGAGCCGCACCCCCGGCCCGGCGCAGGCGTCGCCATGGTTCAGCGCGCCGATCTTGCCGCCCTGGGCCAGTTCCTCGACCCGCAGCGACCAGCCGCGCGCGGCGAATTGCGGCGCCCGGGCGCGGGCGCGGGCGGCGGTGTCGTCGCCGCAGCCATTGGCCACGACCACGACGGCCACCGGGCCGGCATGGTCCTGGGCCAGCAGGTGGTCAAGGCAGGCGTCGATGTAATCCGCCTCGTCATGGGCGGGCAGGATGATGGTGCAGGGCGTCATCGGGCTCGTGCCAGGGTTGCTGCCGTCTTGATTCGGGGGCAGGGGCGGCTTTGGCGCCGGGCGCGGCGCGGCGGGGGTGATGCCGCGCTGCGGCACGGGCTGTCCAAAAGGTCAGGCTTGGCCGCGAAATGCGGTGCATTGTCGTGATCCGGCGTGTTTTCGGTTGTGGCCCTCATGGCGCGGACGCTACCATGTTGCTGCCATGAAAGTCACGGCAGGCGGCGCAGCCAGGAGCGGCCGCGTTCCACCAGAGGCAGAGGGGCCACAGGTTTGAAGCCCGCGACAGGAAACAGCCCGGACAGGTCGCCGGAAGACGAGGCTTTGTCCGACACGCGCGGCAAGGTCTCGAGCCGGTTCGTCCGGCGCGAGGCGGCGCTGGCGGCCTCGGACGCGAAACATGCCCGCATCATCGCGCAGCGCTTTTCGCTGCTGCGCACCCGCATCCTGCAAGAGATGCGCAGCCGCGGCTGGAGCAAGCTCGCCGTGGTGCCGGTGACGCCGGGCGCCGGCGGCACCTATGTCGCGGTGCATCTGGCGCTGGCCCTGGCGCGCCAGCCCCACACCAAGGTGGCGTTGCTCGACCTGGATCTCGGCACGCCCAGCGTGGCGCGGGAACTGGGCGTGCCGGGCTGCGGCGCCCTGGCCCCGGTGCTGCGCGACAGCGGCGAACTCGACATGCTGCTGTCGCGGGTGGACGAGGCGCCGAACCTGGCCGTGCTGGCCCCCGAACGCGCCGAGCCCGGCGCCGCCGAGCTGTTGCAGGACGAGACGCTGGTCCAGGCCATGCAGCGCCTGCACGAGCGCCATCCGAGCGAGATCGCGATCCTGGACACCGCGCCGCTCTTGGGCGAGGACGCGGCCCTGGCCGCGCTGCCGCTGGCCGATGCACTGCTGCTGGTCGCCGACGGCCGCAAGGGCACCGCCGCCCATATGACCGAGGCCGAGCGGCTGCTGGTCGGCATGCCGCCCGTGATGGGCGTGGTGCTGAACAAATCCGAAGATTGATTTCATGAGTTTGCTTTAAGGGTTCAGGATTTTGGGACCGATTCAATCCTTGCAGGATCTGATCTCGATGGTCTGGCGGCGGCTGCCGCTGGTCATGACGATCATGGTCCTGGGCGTGCTGGTGTCGTTCTATCTGATCGTCTCCTCGCCGCGGGTCTACCAGGCTTCGGCGGTGATCCAGCTCGACATGCCGGCGGTGATGGACCAGGGCGCCGACAGTTCGCTGCCCGCCTCGCGCCGGGTGCAGCTGATCGAGCAGCGGTTGATGGCGCGCGCCAACCTGCGCGACGTGATCCAGCGGCTGGGGCTTTTCGCCGACACGCCCGGCCTCAGCGAGACGGAAAAGCTGGTGGCGCTGCGCAACTCGACCCGGATCGAAAGCATCACCGCGCCCGGCGTCTCGGTCGATTCGCGGCTGGCGCTGGCCGCCATCGTCATCACCTCGCAGGCCGAGACGGCCAACATGGCCGCCGCCATCGCCAATGACTTCGCCGACAGCGTCGTCAACCGCGACCGCGAGAACCGCAAGGCCCGCATCCTGGAATCGCAGGACTACCTGCGCGGCGAAGAGGCGCGGCTGAACGAGCAGCTTTCGGCGCAGGAACGCAAGGTCGTCGAATACAGCGCCCGCAACGAGGACGCGCTGCCCAGCTCGCAGACCTTCCTGCAGACCGAGCTCGCCCAGTTGAGCGAGATGGAAACCACGCTGAACAGCAGTATCATGGACCTGCAACGCGAGCGGCTGTCGCTCGAGGCGGGCGCCGGCGCCGATGCCCGGCCCTCGGCCTCGCTGGTGCAGCAGATCCGCTCGGCCGAGATCGAGCTGGCGCAGGCCCGGCGCACGCTGGCCGCCGATCACCCCGAGATCAAGCGGCTCGAGGACAACCTGCAGCGGCTGAACAGCGGCGGCGGCTCGGGCGGCTCGGACGTGGTGCGCCGCCAGGCCGAGCTGATCGACGCGCAATTGCAGCAGCTGAACCAGCAGAAGGCCGGTTTCGAGGCCCGCCGCATCGAGATCGACCGCGCCCGCGCCCGCGTGCCGCAGGTCACGCGCGAGCTCGAGGCGATGCAGCGCGAGCAGCGCCGCCTGCAGGACCGCTATAACGAGATCTCGCGCCAGCTGGCGCAGGTCGAGACCCAGCAGCAGCTGATGGAAAACGACCAGACCGAGCGTTTCGTGCTGCTGGAGCGCGCCCTGCCGCCGGAATATCCGGCGCTGTCGAACCGCAAGAAAAGCGCGGTGATGGGCGTCGGCGGCAGCTTCGCGCTGGCGATGATGGTGGCCTTCGTGCTTGAACTGCTGAACCCGGTGCTGCGCCGCACCACGCAATTCGCCCGCGCGACCGGCACCCGGCCGGTGATCGCGCTGCCCTATCGGCTGTCGCCCGAAGACCTGCACGCCCGCCGGCTGCGGCAGGTCTATCTGGTCGTGCTGCTGGTGGTGGGCGCGCTGGTGGCGCTGTGGCTGCTGGGCAAGATCCCCGGCCTGCCCTCGCCGGGCGTCGTGCCGACGCCGACCGACGGGATGGGCTGATGAGCGACGCCGCCACCTCCGAACCGGCGCGCAAGACGCTGGCCTCGCGCGCCCTGGGCAGCAGCGCCTGGTCCATGGCCAATTTCGGCCTGGGCCAGATCATGCGGCTGGGCTCGAACCTGATCCTGACCCGCATCCTCAGCCCGGACGATTTCGGGTTGATGGCGCTGGTCACCAGCTTCCTGATCGGGCTCAGCATGTTCAGCGACATGGGCTTCGGCCCGTCGATCATGCAAAGCAAGCGCGGCGACGACCCGGATTTCCTGGACACGATCTGGACGCTGAAGATCCTGCGCGGCTTCCTGATCTTCCTGGCCGCGATGGCGATGGCCTGGCCGCTGTCGCTGTTCTACGACGCGCCGCTGTTCGGCTGGGTGTTCCCGGTCGCGGCCACCTCGATGATCGTGGGCGGCTTCCTGCCCACCCGCATCGACAGCGCCGCCCGCCACCTGCAGCTGGGCCGGCTGACGGTGATCGAGCTTGGCAACCAGCTGATCGGCATCCTGATCACCATCGCGGCGGCGCTGATCCTGAATTCGGTCTGGGCGCTGGTCTGGGGCAATGTGCTGGGCGCCTTCGCGCAGCTCCTGATGTTCCGCCTGTTCCTGCCCGGCCACCGCAACCGCTTCCGGCTGGAGCCCGAGGCCCGCGCCGAGGTGATGCATTTCGGCAAGTGGATCTTCTTCAGCACCATCTGCGGCTTCCTGCTGTTCCAGGGCGACCGCATCATCCTGGGCCGGGTGCTGACGCTGCACCAGCTCGGCATCTACAACATCGGCCTGTTCCTGGCGACGGTGCCGATGATGCTGGGCAATTCCATCGCCAGCCGGCTGTTCATCCCGATGTATCGCCAGCATCCGCCGGCCGAGAGCCGCGAGAACGCGCGCATCCTGGCCCGCACCCGCGCCGGCCTGTCCGCGCTGCTGTTGGTCGCGGCGGTGGTGCTGGCCTGGGCCGGACCGCCGCTGGTCGGGCTGCTTTACGATCCGCGCTATGCGGCGGCGGGCGGCATCCTGGTCGCCATCGCCTGTATCCAGATGCTGCAGGTGATCCCGATCAGCTATGAATTCTCGGCGCTGGCCGCCGGGGATTCGCGCGGCTTCTTCGTGATGCAGTCGCTGCGGGCGGCGATCTATTTCACGCTGGTCGCGACCGGGGCCTGGTTCTATGGCCTGCCGGGGCTGCTGATCGGGCAGGGGCTGTCGCAGATCCTGTGCTATCCGGTCACGGTCTGGCTTGCGCGCCGGCACGGCTGCTGGGATCCGCGCCATGACGCCATCGCGGCGCTGATCGCGCTGACGGCGATTGCGGCGGCGCTGACCGGGCACGAGCAGGTCATCGCGGCTGCCATGCATCCCTAGGGTCAGCTTCAAGCATTTTACCCCTTCCGGTCGCCGTGGCCCGGGCGCTATGGCATAGGCCACGCCACGAGGAGGACCGGATGAGCGACGACAACACCCCGCGCAAGTCCCGCATCACGCGGGAAGAGGCTCTGGCCTATCACCTGGAGCCCCGGCCGGGCAAATACGACATCGTGGCCTCGACCCCGATGGCGACCCAGCGCGACCTGTCGCTTGCCTATTCCCCCGGCGTCGCCGTCCCGGTCGAGGCCATCGCCGAACGCCCCGAGACCGCCTATGACTATACCGTCAAGGGCAACATGGTCGCGGTGATCTCGAACGGCACCGCGATCCTGGGGCTGGGGAACCTCGGCGCACTGGCCTCGAAGCCGGTGATGGAGGGCAAGGCGGTGCTGTTCAAGCGCTTCGCCGACGTGAATGCCATCGACATCGAGCTGGACACCGAAGACCCGGACGAGATCATCAACGCCGTGCGGCTGATGGGTCCGACCTTCGGCGGCATCAACCTCGAGGACATCAAGGCGCCGGAATGCTTCATCATCGAGCAGCGCCTGAAGGAACTGATGGACATCCCGGTGTTCCACGACGACCAGCACGGCACGGCGGTGATCTGCGCCGCGGGCCTGCTGAATGCGCTGGAACTGTCGGGCAAGAAGATCGAGGATGTGCGCATCGTCCTGAACGGCGCCGGCGCGGCGGGCATCGCCTGCCTGGAACTGCTGAAATCCATGGGTGCGCGGCATGAGAACTGCATCATGTGCGACACCAAGGGCGTGATCTGGCAGGGCCGCACCGAGGGCATGAACCAGTGGAAATCGGCCCATGCGGTCGTGACCGAGGCCCGCACGCTGGAAGACGCGATGAAGGGCGCCGACGTGTTCCTGGGCGTTTCGGCCAAGGGGGCGGTGACGCAGGACATGGTGGCCTCGATGGCCGAGAACCCGGTCATCTTCGCCATGGCGAACCCCGATCCCGAGATCACCCCGGAAGAGGCGCATGCCGTGCGTCCCGATGCCATCGTCGCCACCGGCCGCTCGGATTACCCGAACCAGGTCAACAACGTCCTGGGCTTTCCCTATCTGTTCCGCGGCGCGCTGGACATCCACGCCCGCGCCATCAACGACGAGATGAAGATCGCCTGCGCCGAAGCCCTGGCGAAGCTCGCGCGCGAGGACGTGCCGGACGAGGTCGCCGTGGCCTATGGCCGCAAGCTGCAATTCGGCCGCGACTACATCATCCCGACGCCCTTCGACCCGCGGCTGATCCACGTCATTCCCCCGGCGGTCGCCAAGGCGGGCATGGACACCGGCGTCGCCCGCCGCCCGATCATCGACATGGAGGGCTATGTCCAGTCGCTGAAGGCGCGCATGGACCCGACCGCGGCGATCCTGCAAGGCATCCACGCTCGCGCCCGCCAGGCCCAGGCCCGGATGATCTTTGCCGAGGGCGACGACCCGCGCGTGCTGCGCGCCGCCATCGCCTGGCAACGCGGCGGCATGGGCCAGTCCATCGTCGTCGGGCGCGAGGCCGATGTGAAGGAAAAGCTGGACGCCGCCGGCCTGGGCGACGCCGCGCGCGAGATCACCGTGGTCAACGCCGGCAATTCGCGCCATCTCGACCAGTATCACGAGACGCTCTATGCCCGGCTGCAGCGCAAGGGCTATGACCGCGAGGATGCGGCCAAGCTCGCGAACCGCGACCGGCATGTCTTTGCCGCGCTGATGCTGGCGCATGGCCATGGCGACGGGCTGGTGACCGGCGCGACGCGCAAGAACGCGCATGTGCTGGCGCAGATCGGCATGGTCTTCGACGTGACCCCGGCGGCGGGCGCGGTGGGCATCACCACGGTCCTGCACAACGGTCGCGTGATCCTGATCGGCGACACGCTGGTCCACGAATGGCCCGAGGCCGAGGACCTGGCCGATATCGCCACCCGCGGCGCCCATGTCGCGCGCGGCCTGGGGATCGAGCCGCGCGTGGCGTTCCTGTCCTTCTCGAACTTCGGCTATCCGGTCAGCGAGCGCGCGGTGAAGATGGCGCATGCCACCGAGGTGCTGGACGCCCGCAAGGTCGATTTCGAATATGAGGGCGAGATGACCGTGGACGTGGCGCTGAACCCGTCGCAGGCGGCGAAATACCCGTTCTCGCGCCTGACCGGGCCGGCGAACGTGCTGGTGGTGCCGGCGCGGCACTCGGCCTCGATCTCGGTGAAGCTCTTGCAGGAAATGGCCGGCGCCACGGTGGTCGGCCCGATCCTGACCGGCGTGCCCGAGCCGATCCAGATCTGCTCGACCGGCTCGACCGTGAACGACATCCTGAACATGGCGGCCATCGCGGCCGGCCGGCTGGGCCAGGTGAAATAGCCAGGACGGGGCCGGCCGGCTTCACAGGAACAGGAAATCCTGCGCCGTCAGCAGGTGGTGGTCGATGTTCGCCAGCACGATCACCACATTGCCGAAGCTGATCCGCGCATCCGCGCCCAGGTCGGTGATGCGCAGCTCGGCAAAGCGCTCGGCCCCGGATTCGATGACGATGCGGTCCTGGCCGTCGACGAAGTCCAGGATGCGGTCGGCGCCGTCGCCGGCGGCGAAGACGAAGCTGTCGGCGCCCGGGCCGCCATGCAGCGTGTCATTGCCCAGACCGCCGCGCAGCCGGTCGGCGCCGGCCTGGCCGAACAGGCGGTCATGGCCGCCCATGCCGGCGATGCGGTCGTTTCCCGCACTGGCGGTCAGGGTATTGGTCAGCGCGTTGCCGGTCAGGATGTCGTTGCCGGCGCCGGTCAGCAGGTTCTCGATATTGCGGATGCTGTCGAGGCCGTAGCCCGTCGCCTGCGGCCCGCTCAGCCCCAGGTTCACCCGCACCGGCCCGGCGCCGGAAAACCGCAGCGTGTCGACTCCGGCGCCGCCGTCCAGCGTGTCACGGCCCTGGCCGCCCTCCAGCGTATCCGCCCCCGCCGCGCCGAACAGCAGATTGCTGCCGCCATTGCCGACGATCAGATTGGCCAGGCCATTGCCGGTGCCGTTCGTGTCGCCATTGCCCAGCAGCACCAGGTTTTCCAGCCTGGCGCCCAGCGTCCAGCTGATCCAGCTTTGCACCTGGTCGGGCGGATTGGGGTCGCCGGGATAGCGGGGCACATAGCTTTCGCGGATCTGGTCCAGCGCGGAGTCCACCACATAGACATCACCGCCCGTGCCACCCGCCATGGTGTCCCTGCCGCTGCCGCCATCCAGGCGACTGCCCTGGTCGCCGCCGGTCAGCAGGTCGTTGCCGGCGCCGCCGCGCAGCACGTTCGCGGTGCCCTGCCAGGCGCGCAGCACGTCGTCGCCCAGGCCGCCGTCCAGCATATTGGTCGCGGCGCCGCCCTCCAGCGTGTCGCGACCGGCACCGCCGTAAAGCGCATTCGGGTTCAGGAAACTGCCGGTCAATATGTCATTGCCGGCCAGGCCGTCGATGACGATGGTCTCGCGATAGGGAAAACGGCTGTCGGCCCGCAGCCGGTCGTTACCAGCGGTGCCGTTAATGAAGATCGTCATGAAATGCCTGTCGGAATGAATGTCTCATCCCGAAACTAGCGAAGGCAATTTGCAAAAACGAGCCTGCGATTGCGCCGGCTGTCGGTCATGCGCCGGCAGCAGCGGGCAGGGCGGGCGCCACCGCAAGGCACGCCCGCCCCCTGGCGTCAGAACTTGTAGGACGCCCGGACCTGCACCAGGTCCATGTCCAGGTCATTGCCGTCGACGCCGGCGCTGTCCTGCAGCACGTCCTTGAAGGCGTTGCGGGTGTATTCCGCGCCGACGGTGAAATGCTCGGCGACCTTGTAGTCGACGCCCAGGCCATAGGTCATGCCGGTGTCCGAGAATTCGTCGGTGTCGAGCTTGGCGGCGCCCAGCGTGACATAGGGCAGGAACTTGCCGGCATCATAGCCGGCGCGCAGCCGCAGCCGGGTCATGTCGCCGTCGCTGTAGTTCTCGCCGGGTGAGACCTTGTTGTAGTCCAGCTCGCCGCCCAGGACGAATTTGTTGAAGCCCTTCTGGTAGCCGGCATGCAGACCATAGGCGTCGAAATCGCCGAAATCCGGCAGCGCGCCGCGGTCGCCCAGATCGCCCGAGCCCTTGCCGTATTGCAGACCGGCATAGAAGCCGTCCCAGTTGCCGACCGGGGCCGGCGCGATCGTCTCGACCGGGGCAACCACGGGCTGCTCGACCACCGGGGCGACATAGCCCCCGGCATAGGCCCCGCCAGCGATCAGCGAGACAAGGGTTGCGTAACCAATTGCTTTCATTGTGAGTTCTCCATTTCTTACGGGCCGGTCTGGCCCAGATCCCTCGGCCCCCATGCCTAGCACCACCCCCGCCGGATGGAAGCTTTTGCGGCGCCGCAGCACGGACAAGTGTCAGCCGGTGACCGGCGCCCCTTGGGCGGCGGCGGGAAATGCCGCAGGAAGAACGGCTTAGCCGCTCAAGCAGATTTGAGCGGGCGTGAAGCGGGTAACTTTATTGTTTTCAACACGTTGCTGGGTGTAAACGAATGTTGCTGAACGCCTGGCCCTATGGCTCGCCGAAACATTCGCCACGGGCTGCCTGGCGCTGCCGTTCACGGAATCGGGCGCGGTCGGCCTCGGAATATTCGCTGGCGCAGCGGTGGCAGCTGACGCCTTCCTCGTATTCCGGGCGGGTGCGGTCCTCGGGCGCCAAGGGCCGGCGGCAGGCGTGGCACAGGCCATGGCGCCCCGGCCGCAAGCCGTGGGTGATGCTGACGCGCTTGTCGAAGACGAAGCATTCGCCCTGCCACAGGCTCTCGGCCTCGGGCACCTCCTCGAGGTATTTCAGGATGCCGCCCTTCAGGTGGAACACCTCGGGCACGCCTTCGCCCAGCAGGAAATTGGTCGATTTCTCGCAGCGGATGCCGCCGGTGCAGAACATGGCGATGCGCTTGCCGGCAAAGCGGTCGCGGTTCTGGCGCCACCATTCCGGGAAGTCGCGAAAGCTGCGGGTGCCGGGATCGACGGCGCCGGCAAAGCTGCCGATTTCGACCTCGTAATCGTTGCGGGTGTCGATCACCGCCACGTCCGGGGCGCTGATCAGCGCGTTCCAGTCCGACGCTGCGACATAGCGCCCGACGGCGGCGGTCGGGTCGACCTCGGGCTGGCCCATGGTGACGATCTCGCGCTTCAGCCGCACCTTCATGCGGCCAAAGGGCATGGTCTCGGCCGGGCTTTCCTTCCATTCCAGGGCGGCGCAGCCGGGCAGGGCGCGGATATGGGCCAGCACGGCGTCGATCCCGTCGCGCGTGCCGGCGATGGTGCCGTTGATGCCCTCGGGTGCCAGCAGCAGCGTGCCCTTGACGCCATGCGCGCAGGCGCATTTCGCCAGCGGCGCCTTCAGCGCGGCCGGATCGGGGAAGCGGGTGAAATGGTAAAGCGCGGCGACGATCAGCATGGCCTGGCCTTAGCGCCGCGTGGGGCCCGGATCAAGCTGCGGCATTGACGCCCCCGGCCCACCCGCCTACGACTTTTGTCAAAGCAGGAGCAAAGCCATGGCCAAGGCCTTGATCGTCATCGACATGCAGCTGGATTTCTGCCCGGGGGGCCGGCTGGCCGTCGCCGGCGGCGACGAGATCGTGGCAGGGATCAACGACCTGATGGCGGATTACGATGCCGTGGTGCTGACCCAGGACTGGCACCCGCATGACCATGCCAGCTTTGCCGACAACCACCCCGGCGCGGCGGCCTTTTCCGTGGTCGAGATGCCCTATGGCCCGCAGGTGCTGTGGCCGGCGCATTGCGTCATCGGCAGCCCGGGGGCGGGGTTCCATCCGGCGTTGGCCGTCGATTGCGCCGATCTGGTGATCCGCAAGGGCTTCCGGCCGCAGATCGACAGCTATTCCGCCTTTTACGAGAACGATCACCGCACCGCGACCGGCCTGGCCGGCTATCTGCGCGAGCGCGACCTGACCGAACTGGCCTTCGTCGGCCTGGCGCATGATTTCTGCGTCGCCTGGTCGGCCATGGACGCGGCGCGGCTGGGTTTTCGCGCCACGGTGATCGAGGACGCCACCCGCGCCATCGACCTGGACGGCTCGCGCGAGGCAGCCCGCGAGAGGATGCGCCAGGCGGGAGTGACTTTGGCATGATGATACCGACGGTCGACATCGCGACCCGCGTCTATAACCACAAGTGGAAGATCGACCCGATCGTGCGCTCGCTGATCGACACCGACTTCTACAAGCTGCTGATGTGCCAGTCGGTTTTCCGAAACCGGCCCGACACGCATGTCGCCTTCAGCCTGATCAACCGCACCAGGTCCATCCGCCTGGCCGAGTTGATCGACGAGGGCGAGCTGCGCGAGCAGCTGGACCATGTCCGCGGGCTGTCGCTGACGCGCGGCGAAAGCACCTGGCTGCGTGGCAATACCTTCTATGGCAAGCGCCAGATGTTCCGCCCGGACTTCATGGAGTTCCTCGAGAACCTGCGCCTGCCCGCCTATCAGCTGGAAAAGCGCGACGGCCAGTATGAGCTGACCTTCGAAGGCCGCTGGCCCGAGGTCATGCTGTGGGAGATCCCGGCGCTGGCCATCATCATGGAGCTGCGTTCGCGCGCGGTGCTGAAGGACATGGGGCGCTTTGAATTGCAGGTGCTCTATGCCCGCGCCATGGCGCGGCTGTGGGAAAAGATCGAGCAGCTGCGCGAGCTTGGCCCCGAGCTGCGCATCGCCGATTTCGGCACCCGGCGGCGGCACAGCTTCCTGTGGCAGGACTGGTGCGTGCAGGCCATGGTCGAGGGGTTGGGCGACGAACGCTTCATCGGCACCTCGAACTGCCTGATCGCCATGCGCCGCGACATCGAGGCCATCGGCACCAATGCCCACGAACTGCCCATGGTCTATGCCGCGCTGGCCGATACCGACGAGGCGTTGCGCCAGGCCCCCTATCGCGTCCTCGCCGATTGGCAGGAGGAACATGACGGCATGCTGCGCATCATCCTACCCGATACCTATGGCACCAGGGGTTTCCTGGAGCATGCGCCGGACTGGCTGGCGGGCTGGACCGGCATCCGCGTCGACAGCGGCGACCCGGCCGAGGGGGCCGAGACGGCGATCCGCTGGTGGCAGGACCGGGGCGAGGATCCGCGCGACAAGCTGATCATCTTCTCGGACGGGCTGGACGTGGACAAGATCCGCGAATTGTTCCGGCGCTTCCGCGGTCGGGTGAAGGTCAGCTTCGGCTGGGGCACCTTGCTGACCAACGATTTCCGTGGCCTGGTGCCGGGCGACGGGCTGGCGCCGTTTTCGCTGGTCTGCAAGGCGGTGGCGGCGGATGGCCGGCCGACGGTGAAACTGTCGGACAACCCCGAGAAGGCCACCGGCCCGGCCGAGGAAATCGCCCGCTACAAGCGCGTGTTCGGCGTCGGCCAGCAGCAGCGCCAGGACGTGCTGGTCTGAACGCGGCGGGCGCGGAAGGGAAAGGCCCCGGCATGTGGTGGCCCGGGGCCTGGAGTTTCAGCGCGACAGCGCCGCTTGCAGCTCGCGTCCGTTTGCGGAATGGCGCTTCGCGAGTTGCCGCCCCTCGCGGCCAGAGCCGAGACGGCGCGCAGGTTCATGCGCCCGGCCCTCGGCCAGCAGTTCGGGGAACAGCGCCAGAATTTCGGCCCGCGCCTCGGGTGACACGGCCTTCAGCGCCTCGGGGCCGGTGAACAGCGACTCGGTCTGCGCGCCTTCCGAGCAGACGATCTCGTGCCGGTCGAACAGCAGGTGGAAATAGCTTAGCGCCTCGGCGCTGTCGTCGATCTCGATGCCGTCGATCTCGGTCAGGTGCTTGGCGGCGACCAGAACCTCGGCCTCGCCCAGCACCCGTTCGGCGATCTTTGAGGTGACCAGGACGCGGTGCTGCTGCGAGACGTAGAGGTCGCGTGTCGGCAGGTCGGCCCCCAACGCGCCTGCGCGGATCCGCACCGGGCGCATGTTCGGGAACAGCTGCAGCAACTCCGGCGTCACCTGTTTCGAGCCGATCCAGCGCAGCGGCTGCGGCCCGTGGTCGCGGGTCATCACCATGTCGCTGACGCGCAGATCCTCGACCGCGACATTGCCGCGCGCGGTCAGGATCAGCGTGCCGTTGCGGAAGCAGACGAATGTCGGGTCGGGCAGCCCATAGCGCGATGTGTCGAGCCCGTTGAAATTGCTGTTGATGACCCGGGTCAGGGTGATCGACTGGATCGCCTTGCTGGTGACGCCCTGGATTTCGGCCTGCGAGGCGTTGGTGGGCGGCGGCACCAGCGCCAGCGTGCCGTCGGTCGCCTGCAGGACGCGCAGCGGCACGTTGCTGGCGGTCGTGCCGTCCATATAGGTGACGGTGCCGGAATAGATGATGCCCGAGTCGAGATTGTAGCGCACGCCGTCATGCAGCACGTATTCGTTCCGCGGGCTGCCGTGCGGGCCGTCGAAGCCGATCGAATGGTTGCCGTTGCCGTCGTTCAGCGTCACCGCGGTGATGCTGCGCGCCAGCGGCTCGTCCACGCTGCCGAAGGTGGTTCCGACCAGCTCGCCGGCCCGTTCCGCGCCCAGATAGCGTTCGTTGCTGTCCAGATCGCGATGCGTGCCCAGGGAAATGACGCGAATCGTCGTCGTCGTCGGCATAAGCAGACCCTCATCATCAACAGACCCTCCGACGGGGAGGGTCGATACCAGTGAACCATTCGGTCATGCGCGTCCCGGAACATCCGGTCCTGCATCACGTCCTGCCCCAAGGATAGGCAACGCGGGGCACGGCTGGATAGCTAGGGAATGCGTGCAAGTTTAAACACCTGTCGAAATCGACAGGATTTTAGCTATCGGCAAGATTTTTTATCGCAACATCAGGGCAGTGCCGGAAATCACGTCATGCCGGCGCCGGCATGACGTGGCGTCACCCAAGACCCTACAGCCGGTCGCGCCAGCGGTTGACCAGCGGATAGCGCCGGTCCAGCCAGAAGGCCTTGGTCGAGATTCGCGGGCCGGGCGCCGCTTGGTAGCGCTTCCATTCGCTGCCATAAAGCAGGGTCTCGACCTTCTTCACCGTCTCGGGGTCGAAGCCCTGCGCGACCAGGTCCTTCAGCGCCAGGTCCTTCTCGACCAGCCCCTCCAGGATCGCGTCCAGCACCTCATAGGGCGGCAGGCTGTCCTGGTCCTTCTGGTCCGGGCGCAGCTCGGCCGAGGGCGGCTTCGTGATGATCTGCGGCGGAATCACCTCGCCCGCCGGACCTTTCATCCAGTCGCGGTGGTTGCGGTTGCGCCAGCGGCAGGTCTCGAAGACACGGGTCTTGTAGAGATCCTTGATCGGGTTGTAGCCGCCGGCCATGTCGCCATA
This portion of the Paracoccus sp. N5 genome encodes:
- a CDS encoding glycosyltransferase; this translates as MTPCTIILPAHDEADYIDACLDHLLAQDHAGPVAVVVVANGCGDDTAARARARAPQFAARGWSLRVEELAQGGKIGALNHGDACAGPGVRLYLDADIHMGPRLLSGIMRVLDVAEPRYAGGRLVVAPARSPVSRAYARFWQKLPFVAQGVTGAGLFAVNAAGRARWGDFPQIISDDTFARLQFAESERFLVDEPYQWPLVEGFSPLVRVRRRQDMGVAEIARRFPDLPARQGHVRPGRGALLRLAAADPLGFAAYAAVALAVRLGRNRQGWARGR
- a CDS encoding chromosome partitioning protein; this translates as MSDTRGKVSSRFVRREAALAASDAKHARIIAQRFSLLRTRILQEMRSRGWSKLAVVPVTPGAGGTYVAVHLALALARQPHTKVALLDLDLGTPSVARELGVPGCGALAPVLRDSGELDMLLSRVDEAPNLAVLAPERAEPGAAELLQDETLVQAMQRLHERHPSEIAILDTAPLLGEDAALAALPLADALLLVADGRKGTAAHMTEAERLLVGMPPVMGVVLNKSED
- a CDS encoding LPS biosynthesis protein, which encodes MQDLISMVWRRLPLVMTIMVLGVLVSFYLIVSSPRVYQASAVIQLDMPAVMDQGADSSLPASRRVQLIEQRLMARANLRDVIQRLGLFADTPGLSETEKLVALRNSTRIESITAPGVSVDSRLALAAIVITSQAETANMAAAIANDFADSVVNRDRENRKARILESQDYLRGEEARLNEQLSAQERKVVEYSARNEDALPSSQTFLQTELAQLSEMETTLNSSIMDLQRERLSLEAGAGADARPSASLVQQIRSAEIELAQARRTLAADHPEIKRLEDNLQRLNSGGGSGGSDVVRRQAELIDAQLQQLNQQKAGFEARRIEIDRARARVPQVTRELEAMQREQRRLQDRYNEISRQLAQVETQQQLMENDQTERFVLLERALPPEYPALSNRKKSAVMGVGGSFALAMMVAFVLELLNPVLRRTTQFARATGTRPVIALPYRLSPEDLHARRLRQVYLVVLLVVGALVALWLLGKIPGLPSPGVVPTPTDGMG
- a CDS encoding oligosaccharide flippase family protein, with protein sequence MSDAATSEPARKTLASRALGSSAWSMANFGLGQIMRLGSNLILTRILSPDDFGLMALVTSFLIGLSMFSDMGFGPSIMQSKRGDDPDFLDTIWTLKILRGFLIFLAAMAMAWPLSLFYDAPLFGWVFPVAATSMIVGGFLPTRIDSAARHLQLGRLTVIELGNQLIGILITIAAALILNSVWALVWGNVLGAFAQLLMFRLFLPGHRNRFRLEPEARAEVMHFGKWIFFSTICGFLLFQGDRIILGRVLTLHQLGIYNIGLFLATVPMMLGNSIASRLFIPMYRQHPPAESRENARILARTRAGLSALLLVAAVVLAWAGPPLVGLLYDPRYAAAGGILVAIACIQMLQVIPISYEFSALAAGDSRGFFVMQSLRAAIYFTLVATGAWFYGLPGLLIGQGLSQILCYPVTVWLARRHGCWDPRHDAIAALIALTAIAAALTGHEQVIAAAMHP